Proteins encoded together in one Numida meleagris isolate 19003 breed g44 Domestic line chromosome 17, NumMel1.0, whole genome shotgun sequence window:
- the CEP131 gene encoding centrosomal protein of 131 kDa isoform X2 yields the protein MRSARSNCSCSGGAVELSLTGLPVPVARRPSSASPAKHVARSASVVGDGKSKRNALEDAGARAINNLRRSSSTTQVNQQANSARSSEQTGDFLTFFESSSGGRKKVDDQPRAFPGPSSSRTADPPAGMRKKEATVLLAANFTANNRSNKGAMGNCVTTMVHNNYSTADKGPAPKSSNQAPSSLNNVIKATTNEDSESSSFMKSQKNFSSNNIMTRNNNSSLPRRKEVTEEEAERFIQQVNLAAVTIQRWYRRHSQRRRAGAAALGRLLAAKREERQQQEERNVLDLRERKDEERRKIREEKARLARRAAIQELHQKRAQKASDTKRLAEEELVQVKESRRVAKKKPAKPASARNGSPASSSIKANNAAAEPGASGLAELSSTPSQDRGAEDKLQDASSRETGGEDLETVVTAVSRAQSKVTLSELLDTLRLLEEEPELLPSPKLFKKDKYTWVDGEPVSNSLTADNLEKFGKLNHSPGVPEDGALLSEAKLQSIISFLDEMEKSEQERPRSATSATQREGLLSEEELAHLEQASAVATEVTSSIMRLKLEVEEKKRAISLLQTALAQQRELTVRHVKQTEKELSHQLQLQREQYEAAIQRHLAFIDQLIDDKKVLSEKCETVVAELKQVDQKYSKKLTQMQEQHELEIKKLKELMSATEKIRREKWMDEKTKKIKEITVKGLEPEIQKLIAKHRQDIQKLKMLHEAELLQSDERAAQRYCRQAEELRGLLEQQKEEQSQRERELARQRCEKQLEQEEQALQQQRRRLYAEVAEEKERLSQQAARQRAEVEELRRQLEASSSAVTAALKEEYAREKEEQERRHQTEVKVLKDRLELEKQAWEASYVKKEEAWLLSRERELREEVRKERDKEIELVIQRLEADMSSAKEECERAAENRIKRIRDKYEVELQELERSERKLQERCNELKGRLVELEGEGVRLQGLLKHKEQEVEEIRKVRDQLVQERSSLAEVIRQEFADRLVGTEEENKRLKAEMAELRARQRLELDRVVREKDRELEEVHRRVKTAVARKEENVSSLRKQYEAAVQRADHLEALLEQQRRQLLATE from the exons ATGAGGAGCGCCCGTAGCAACTGCTCGTGCTCGGGCGGTGCCGTGGAGCTGAGCCTTACCGGGCTGCCCGTGCCCGTGGCGCGACGGCCCAGCAGCGCCTCGCCCGCCAAGCACGTGGCGCGTTCCGCGTCGGTCGTCGGCgatgggaaaagcaaaaggaacgCGCTG GAGGATGCGGGAGCCCGGGCCATCAACAACCTGCGGAGGTCCAGCAGCACCACCCAGGTCAACCAGCAGGCCAACAGCGCGCGCAG CTCGGAGCAGACGGGAGACTTCCTGACCTTCTTTGAGAGCAGTTCTGGTGGAAGAAAGAAGGTG GACGATCAGCCACGAGCCTTTCCTGGCCCCTCCAGCTCCCGCACCGCTGATCCTCCAGCCGgcatgaggaaaaaggaagccACCGTGCTCCTAGCAGCCAATTTCACGGCCAACAATAG GAGCAATAAGGGAGCGATGGGGAACTGCGTCACCACCATGGTGCACAATAACTATTCCACCGCCGACAAGGGCCCTGCACCCAAAAGCTCCAACCAGGCTCCGAGCTCCCTCAA TAATGTCATCAAAGCGACCACGAATGAGGACAGCGAGAGCAGCAGCTTCATGAAGTCTCAGAAGAATTTCTCCAGCAACAATATCATGACCcgcaacaacaacagcagcctGCCCCGGAGGAAGGAGGTGACAGAAGAGGAGGCAGAGAG GTTCATCCAGCAGGTGAACCTCGCCGCAGTGACCATCCAGCGCTGGTACCGACGGCACTCGCAGCGGCGCAGGGCGGGAGCAGCGGCTCTGGGGCGCTTGCTGGCTGCCAAGAGGGAG gaaaggcagcagcaggaggagaggaacGTCCTGGATTTGCGTGAGAGGAAGGACGAGGAACGCCGGAAGATCCGAGAGGAGAAGGCACGCCTGGCGCGGCGCGCTGCCATCCAG GAGCTGCACCAGAAAAGGGCCCAAAAGGCTTCCGACACGAAGCGCTTGGCAGAAGAGGAGCTGGTGCAGGTGAAGGAGAGCAGAAGGGTAGCAAAGAAAAAGCCTGCCAAGCCTGCTTCTGCACGGAACGGCAgtccagccagcagcagcatcaaaGCCAACAACGCCG ctgcagagccaggagcaaGCGGCCTCGCAGAGCTCAGCTCCACGCCTTCGCAGGATCGCGGCGCGGAGGACAAGCTGCAG GATGCGAGCTCCAGAGAGACAGGAGGCGAGGATCTGGAGACGGTGGTGACTGCTGTCAGCAGGGCTCAGTCCAAGGTGACGCTCAGCGAGCTGCTGGACACGCTCAggctgctggaggaagagccagagctgctgccctctccAAAGCTCTTCAAGAAGGACAAATACACCTGGGTAGATGGG GAGCCCGTCTCCAACTCCCTGACCGCCGACAACTTGGAGAAGTTTGGGAAGCTGAACCACTCCCCTGGGGTCCCTGAGGATGGGGCCCTCCTCTCGGAGGCCAAACTCCAAAGCATCATCAGTTTCCTGGATGAGATGGAGAAGTCCGAGCAGGAGAGGCCTAGATCTGCCACATCAGCCACGCAGCGGGAG GGGCTCCTGTCTGAAGAGGAGCTGGCGCACTTGGAGCAGGCATCGGCTGTTGCCACGGAGGTCACGAGCTCCATCATGAGGCTGAAGCTggaagtggaagagaagaagcGAGCCATCAGcctgctgcagacagccctG GCTCAGCAGAGGGAGCTTACTGTCCGGCACGTCAAGCAGACAGAGAAGGAGCTcagccaccagctccagctgcagagggagCAGTATGAGGCAGCTATCCAGAGACACCTGGCCTTCATCGACCAG CTCATTGACGATAAGAAGGTGCTGAGCGAGAAGTGTGAGACTGTGGTAGCCGAGCTGAAACAAGTGGACCAGAAGTACAGCAAGAAGCTCACCCAGATGCAGGAGCAGCATGAGCTG GAGATCAAGAAGCTCAAGGAACTGATGAGCGCAACGGAGAAGATCAGGAGGGAAAAGTGGATGGATGAGAAAACCAAAAAGATCAAAGAGATCACTGTGAAAG ggctggagccagAGATCCAGAAGCTGATCGCCAAGCACCGGCAGGACATCCAGAAGCTGAAGATGCTGCACGAGGCCGAGCTGCTGCAGTCGGACGAGCGGGCGGCGCAGCGGTACTGCCGGCAGGCGGAGGAGCTGCGGGGactgctggagcagcagaaggaggagcagagccagcGGGAGCGGGAGCTGGCCCGGCAGCG GTGTgagaagcagctggagcaggaggaacaagcgctgcagcagcagcggcgCCGGCTCTACGCAGAGGTGGCCGAGGAGAAGGAGCGGCtcagccagcaggcagccag gcagagagcagaggtggAGGAGCTGAGGCGGCAGCTGGAGGCGAGCAGCTCGGCCGTCACCGCTGCGCTGAAGGAGGAGTACGCCAGAgagaaggaggagcaggagaggcGGCACCAG ACAGAAGTGAAGGTACTGAAGGACAGACTGGAGCTCGAGAAACAGGCCTGGGAGGCCAGCTATGTGAAGAAGGAG GAAGCCTGGCTGCTCTCCCGGGAGCGGGAGCTGAGGGAGGAggtgaggaaggagagggaCAAAGAGATTGAGTTGGTCATCCAGCGCCTGGAGGCCGACATGTCCTCCGCCAAGGAGGAGTGCGAGCGGGCGGCTGAGAAcag GATTAAGAGGATCCGGGACAAGTACGaggtggagctgcaggagctggagaggTCCGAGCGGAAACTGCAGGAGCGCTGCAACGAGTTGAAGGGGCGGCTGGTGGAACTGGAAGGGGAGGGCGTCCGTCTGCAGGGCCTGCTGAAGCAcaaggagcaggaggtggaggagaTCCGGAAG GTGCGGGACCAGCTGGTGCAGGAGCGGAGCAGCCTGGCAGAAGTGATCCGGCAGGAGTTTGCCGACAGGCTGGTGGGCACGGAGGAGGAGAACAAGCGGCTGAAGGCAGAGATGGCGGAGCTGCGCGCCCGGCAGCGCCTGGAGCTGGACAGGGTGGTGCGGGAGAAGGACCGAGAGCTGGAGGAGGTCCACAGGAG GGTGAAGACAGCTGTGGCGAGGAAGGAGGAGAATGTGAGCAGCCTTCGGAAGCAGTACGAG gcagcagtgcagagagcCGACCACCTGGAAGccctcctggagcagcagcgCCGGCAGCTGCTGGCCACCGAGTAG
- the CEP131 gene encoding centrosomal protein of 131 kDa isoform X1 gives MRSARSNCSCSGGAVELSLTGLPVPVARRPSSASPAKHVARSASVVGDGKSKRNALEDAGARAINNLRRSSSTTQVNQQANSARSSEQTGDFLTFFESSSGGRKKVVSLSKTSPEKKTTWNILDDQPRAFPGPSSSRTADPPAGMRKKEATVLLAANFTANNRSNKGAMGNCVTTMVHNNYSTADKGPAPKSSNQAPSSLNNVIKATTNEDSESSSFMKSQKNFSSNNIMTRNNNSSLPRRKEVTEEEAERFIQQVNLAAVTIQRWYRRHSQRRRAGAAALGRLLAAKREERQQQEERNVLDLRERKDEERRKIREEKARLARRAAIQELHQKRAQKASDTKRLAEEELVQVKESRRVAKKKPAKPASARNGSPASSSIKANNAAAEPGASGLAELSSTPSQDRGAEDKLQDASSRETGGEDLETVVTAVSRAQSKVTLSELLDTLRLLEEEPELLPSPKLFKKDKYTWVDGEPVSNSLTADNLEKFGKLNHSPGVPEDGALLSEAKLQSIISFLDEMEKSEQERPRSATSATQREGLLSEEELAHLEQASAVATEVTSSIMRLKLEVEEKKRAISLLQTALAQQRELTVRHVKQTEKELSHQLQLQREQYEAAIQRHLAFIDQLIDDKKVLSEKCETVVAELKQVDQKYSKKLTQMQEQHELEIKKLKELMSATEKIRREKWMDEKTKKIKEITVKGLEPEIQKLIAKHRQDIQKLKMLHEAELLQSDERAAQRYCRQAEELRGLLEQQKEEQSQRERELARQRCEKQLEQEEQALQQQRRRLYAEVAEEKERLSQQAARQRAEVEELRRQLEASSSAVTAALKEEYAREKEEQERRHQTEVKVLKDRLELEKQAWEASYVKKEEAWLLSRERELREEVRKERDKEIELVIQRLEADMSSAKEECERAAENRIKRIRDKYEVELQELERSERKLQERCNELKGRLVELEGEGVRLQGLLKHKEQEVEEIRKVRDQLVQERSSLAEVIRQEFADRLVGTEEENKRLKAEMAELRARQRLELDRVVREKDRELEEVHRRVKTAVARKEENVSSLRKQYEAAVQRADHLEALLEQQRRQLLATE, from the exons ATGAGGAGCGCCCGTAGCAACTGCTCGTGCTCGGGCGGTGCCGTGGAGCTGAGCCTTACCGGGCTGCCCGTGCCCGTGGCGCGACGGCCCAGCAGCGCCTCGCCCGCCAAGCACGTGGCGCGTTCCGCGTCGGTCGTCGGCgatgggaaaagcaaaaggaacgCGCTG GAGGATGCGGGAGCCCGGGCCATCAACAACCTGCGGAGGTCCAGCAGCACCACCCAGGTCAACCAGCAGGCCAACAGCGCGCGCAG CTCGGAGCAGACGGGAGACTTCCTGACCTTCTTTGAGAGCAGTTCTGGTGGAAGAAAGAAGGTGGTGAGTCTGAGCAAAACCTCTCCGGAGAAGAAAACCACGTGGAACATCCTG GACGATCAGCCACGAGCCTTTCCTGGCCCCTCCAGCTCCCGCACCGCTGATCCTCCAGCCGgcatgaggaaaaaggaagccACCGTGCTCCTAGCAGCCAATTTCACGGCCAACAATAG GAGCAATAAGGGAGCGATGGGGAACTGCGTCACCACCATGGTGCACAATAACTATTCCACCGCCGACAAGGGCCCTGCACCCAAAAGCTCCAACCAGGCTCCGAGCTCCCTCAA TAATGTCATCAAAGCGACCACGAATGAGGACAGCGAGAGCAGCAGCTTCATGAAGTCTCAGAAGAATTTCTCCAGCAACAATATCATGACCcgcaacaacaacagcagcctGCCCCGGAGGAAGGAGGTGACAGAAGAGGAGGCAGAGAG GTTCATCCAGCAGGTGAACCTCGCCGCAGTGACCATCCAGCGCTGGTACCGACGGCACTCGCAGCGGCGCAGGGCGGGAGCAGCGGCTCTGGGGCGCTTGCTGGCTGCCAAGAGGGAG gaaaggcagcagcaggaggagaggaacGTCCTGGATTTGCGTGAGAGGAAGGACGAGGAACGCCGGAAGATCCGAGAGGAGAAGGCACGCCTGGCGCGGCGCGCTGCCATCCAG GAGCTGCACCAGAAAAGGGCCCAAAAGGCTTCCGACACGAAGCGCTTGGCAGAAGAGGAGCTGGTGCAGGTGAAGGAGAGCAGAAGGGTAGCAAAGAAAAAGCCTGCCAAGCCTGCTTCTGCACGGAACGGCAgtccagccagcagcagcatcaaaGCCAACAACGCCG ctgcagagccaggagcaaGCGGCCTCGCAGAGCTCAGCTCCACGCCTTCGCAGGATCGCGGCGCGGAGGACAAGCTGCAG GATGCGAGCTCCAGAGAGACAGGAGGCGAGGATCTGGAGACGGTGGTGACTGCTGTCAGCAGGGCTCAGTCCAAGGTGACGCTCAGCGAGCTGCTGGACACGCTCAggctgctggaggaagagccagagctgctgccctctccAAAGCTCTTCAAGAAGGACAAATACACCTGGGTAGATGGG GAGCCCGTCTCCAACTCCCTGACCGCCGACAACTTGGAGAAGTTTGGGAAGCTGAACCACTCCCCTGGGGTCCCTGAGGATGGGGCCCTCCTCTCGGAGGCCAAACTCCAAAGCATCATCAGTTTCCTGGATGAGATGGAGAAGTCCGAGCAGGAGAGGCCTAGATCTGCCACATCAGCCACGCAGCGGGAG GGGCTCCTGTCTGAAGAGGAGCTGGCGCACTTGGAGCAGGCATCGGCTGTTGCCACGGAGGTCACGAGCTCCATCATGAGGCTGAAGCTggaagtggaagagaagaagcGAGCCATCAGcctgctgcagacagccctG GCTCAGCAGAGGGAGCTTACTGTCCGGCACGTCAAGCAGACAGAGAAGGAGCTcagccaccagctccagctgcagagggagCAGTATGAGGCAGCTATCCAGAGACACCTGGCCTTCATCGACCAG CTCATTGACGATAAGAAGGTGCTGAGCGAGAAGTGTGAGACTGTGGTAGCCGAGCTGAAACAAGTGGACCAGAAGTACAGCAAGAAGCTCACCCAGATGCAGGAGCAGCATGAGCTG GAGATCAAGAAGCTCAAGGAACTGATGAGCGCAACGGAGAAGATCAGGAGGGAAAAGTGGATGGATGAGAAAACCAAAAAGATCAAAGAGATCACTGTGAAAG ggctggagccagAGATCCAGAAGCTGATCGCCAAGCACCGGCAGGACATCCAGAAGCTGAAGATGCTGCACGAGGCCGAGCTGCTGCAGTCGGACGAGCGGGCGGCGCAGCGGTACTGCCGGCAGGCGGAGGAGCTGCGGGGactgctggagcagcagaaggaggagcagagccagcGGGAGCGGGAGCTGGCCCGGCAGCG GTGTgagaagcagctggagcaggaggaacaagcgctgcagcagcagcggcgCCGGCTCTACGCAGAGGTGGCCGAGGAGAAGGAGCGGCtcagccagcaggcagccag gcagagagcagaggtggAGGAGCTGAGGCGGCAGCTGGAGGCGAGCAGCTCGGCCGTCACCGCTGCGCTGAAGGAGGAGTACGCCAGAgagaaggaggagcaggagaggcGGCACCAG ACAGAAGTGAAGGTACTGAAGGACAGACTGGAGCTCGAGAAACAGGCCTGGGAGGCCAGCTATGTGAAGAAGGAG GAAGCCTGGCTGCTCTCCCGGGAGCGGGAGCTGAGGGAGGAggtgaggaaggagagggaCAAAGAGATTGAGTTGGTCATCCAGCGCCTGGAGGCCGACATGTCCTCCGCCAAGGAGGAGTGCGAGCGGGCGGCTGAGAAcag GATTAAGAGGATCCGGGACAAGTACGaggtggagctgcaggagctggagaggTCCGAGCGGAAACTGCAGGAGCGCTGCAACGAGTTGAAGGGGCGGCTGGTGGAACTGGAAGGGGAGGGCGTCCGTCTGCAGGGCCTGCTGAAGCAcaaggagcaggaggtggaggagaTCCGGAAG GTGCGGGACCAGCTGGTGCAGGAGCGGAGCAGCCTGGCAGAAGTGATCCGGCAGGAGTTTGCCGACAGGCTGGTGGGCACGGAGGAGGAGAACAAGCGGCTGAAGGCAGAGATGGCGGAGCTGCGCGCCCGGCAGCGCCTGGAGCTGGACAGGGTGGTGCGGGAGAAGGACCGAGAGCTGGAGGAGGTCCACAGGAG GGTGAAGACAGCTGTGGCGAGGAAGGAGGAGAATGTGAGCAGCCTTCGGAAGCAGTACGAG gcagcagtgcagagagcCGACCACCTGGAAGccctcctggagcagcagcgCCGGCAGCTGCTGGCCACCGAGTAG
- the CEP131 gene encoding centrosomal protein of 131 kDa isoform X3 codes for MRKKEATVLLAANFTANNRSNKGAMGNCVTTMVHNNYSTADKGPAPKSSNQAPSSLNNVIKATTNEDSESSSFMKSQKNFSSNNIMTRNNNSSLPRRKEVTEEEAERFIQQVNLAAVTIQRWYRRHSQRRRAGAAALGRLLAAKREERQQQEERNVLDLRERKDEERRKIREEKARLARRAAIQELHQKRAQKASDTKRLAEEELVQVKESRRVAKKKPAKPASARNGSPASSSIKANNAAAEPGASGLAELSSTPSQDRGAEDKLQDASSRETGGEDLETVVTAVSRAQSKVTLSELLDTLRLLEEEPELLPSPKLFKKDKYTWVDGEPVSNSLTADNLEKFGKLNHSPGVPEDGALLSEAKLQSIISFLDEMEKSEQERPRSATSATQREGLLSEEELAHLEQASAVATEVTSSIMRLKLEVEEKKRAISLLQTALAQQRELTVRHVKQTEKELSHQLQLQREQYEAAIQRHLAFIDQLIDDKKVLSEKCETVVAELKQVDQKYSKKLTQMQEQHELEIKKLKELMSATEKIRREKWMDEKTKKIKEITVKGLEPEIQKLIAKHRQDIQKLKMLHEAELLQSDERAAQRYCRQAEELRGLLEQQKEEQSQRERELARQRCEKQLEQEEQALQQQRRRLYAEVAEEKERLSQQAARQRAEVEELRRQLEASSSAVTAALKEEYAREKEEQERRHQTEVKVLKDRLELEKQAWEASYVKKEEAWLLSRERELREEVRKERDKEIELVIQRLEADMSSAKEECERAAENRIKRIRDKYEVELQELERSERKLQERCNELKGRLVELEGEGVRLQGLLKHKEQEVEEIRKVRDQLVQERSSLAEVIRQEFADRLVGTEEENKRLKAEMAELRARQRLELDRVVREKDRELEEVHRRVKTAVARKEENVSSLRKQYEAAVQRADHLEALLEQQRRQLLATE; via the exons atgaggaaaaaggaagccACCGTGCTCCTAGCAGCCAATTTCACGGCCAACAATAG GAGCAATAAGGGAGCGATGGGGAACTGCGTCACCACCATGGTGCACAATAACTATTCCACCGCCGACAAGGGCCCTGCACCCAAAAGCTCCAACCAGGCTCCGAGCTCCCTCAA TAATGTCATCAAAGCGACCACGAATGAGGACAGCGAGAGCAGCAGCTTCATGAAGTCTCAGAAGAATTTCTCCAGCAACAATATCATGACCcgcaacaacaacagcagcctGCCCCGGAGGAAGGAGGTGACAGAAGAGGAGGCAGAGAG GTTCATCCAGCAGGTGAACCTCGCCGCAGTGACCATCCAGCGCTGGTACCGACGGCACTCGCAGCGGCGCAGGGCGGGAGCAGCGGCTCTGGGGCGCTTGCTGGCTGCCAAGAGGGAG gaaaggcagcagcaggaggagaggaacGTCCTGGATTTGCGTGAGAGGAAGGACGAGGAACGCCGGAAGATCCGAGAGGAGAAGGCACGCCTGGCGCGGCGCGCTGCCATCCAG GAGCTGCACCAGAAAAGGGCCCAAAAGGCTTCCGACACGAAGCGCTTGGCAGAAGAGGAGCTGGTGCAGGTGAAGGAGAGCAGAAGGGTAGCAAAGAAAAAGCCTGCCAAGCCTGCTTCTGCACGGAACGGCAgtccagccagcagcagcatcaaaGCCAACAACGCCG ctgcagagccaggagcaaGCGGCCTCGCAGAGCTCAGCTCCACGCCTTCGCAGGATCGCGGCGCGGAGGACAAGCTGCAG GATGCGAGCTCCAGAGAGACAGGAGGCGAGGATCTGGAGACGGTGGTGACTGCTGTCAGCAGGGCTCAGTCCAAGGTGACGCTCAGCGAGCTGCTGGACACGCTCAggctgctggaggaagagccagagctgctgccctctccAAAGCTCTTCAAGAAGGACAAATACACCTGGGTAGATGGG GAGCCCGTCTCCAACTCCCTGACCGCCGACAACTTGGAGAAGTTTGGGAAGCTGAACCACTCCCCTGGGGTCCCTGAGGATGGGGCCCTCCTCTCGGAGGCCAAACTCCAAAGCATCATCAGTTTCCTGGATGAGATGGAGAAGTCCGAGCAGGAGAGGCCTAGATCTGCCACATCAGCCACGCAGCGGGAG GGGCTCCTGTCTGAAGAGGAGCTGGCGCACTTGGAGCAGGCATCGGCTGTTGCCACGGAGGTCACGAGCTCCATCATGAGGCTGAAGCTggaagtggaagagaagaagcGAGCCATCAGcctgctgcagacagccctG GCTCAGCAGAGGGAGCTTACTGTCCGGCACGTCAAGCAGACAGAGAAGGAGCTcagccaccagctccagctgcagagggagCAGTATGAGGCAGCTATCCAGAGACACCTGGCCTTCATCGACCAG CTCATTGACGATAAGAAGGTGCTGAGCGAGAAGTGTGAGACTGTGGTAGCCGAGCTGAAACAAGTGGACCAGAAGTACAGCAAGAAGCTCACCCAGATGCAGGAGCAGCATGAGCTG GAGATCAAGAAGCTCAAGGAACTGATGAGCGCAACGGAGAAGATCAGGAGGGAAAAGTGGATGGATGAGAAAACCAAAAAGATCAAAGAGATCACTGTGAAAG ggctggagccagAGATCCAGAAGCTGATCGCCAAGCACCGGCAGGACATCCAGAAGCTGAAGATGCTGCACGAGGCCGAGCTGCTGCAGTCGGACGAGCGGGCGGCGCAGCGGTACTGCCGGCAGGCGGAGGAGCTGCGGGGactgctggagcagcagaaggaggagcagagccagcGGGAGCGGGAGCTGGCCCGGCAGCG GTGTgagaagcagctggagcaggaggaacaagcgctgcagcagcagcggcgCCGGCTCTACGCAGAGGTGGCCGAGGAGAAGGAGCGGCtcagccagcaggcagccag gcagagagcagaggtggAGGAGCTGAGGCGGCAGCTGGAGGCGAGCAGCTCGGCCGTCACCGCTGCGCTGAAGGAGGAGTACGCCAGAgagaaggaggagcaggagaggcGGCACCAG ACAGAAGTGAAGGTACTGAAGGACAGACTGGAGCTCGAGAAACAGGCCTGGGAGGCCAGCTATGTGAAGAAGGAG GAAGCCTGGCTGCTCTCCCGGGAGCGGGAGCTGAGGGAGGAggtgaggaaggagagggaCAAAGAGATTGAGTTGGTCATCCAGCGCCTGGAGGCCGACATGTCCTCCGCCAAGGAGGAGTGCGAGCGGGCGGCTGAGAAcag GATTAAGAGGATCCGGGACAAGTACGaggtggagctgcaggagctggagaggTCCGAGCGGAAACTGCAGGAGCGCTGCAACGAGTTGAAGGGGCGGCTGGTGGAACTGGAAGGGGAGGGCGTCCGTCTGCAGGGCCTGCTGAAGCAcaaggagcaggaggtggaggagaTCCGGAAG GTGCGGGACCAGCTGGTGCAGGAGCGGAGCAGCCTGGCAGAAGTGATCCGGCAGGAGTTTGCCGACAGGCTGGTGGGCACGGAGGAGGAGAACAAGCGGCTGAAGGCAGAGATGGCGGAGCTGCGCGCCCGGCAGCGCCTGGAGCTGGACAGGGTGGTGCGGGAGAAGGACCGAGAGCTGGAGGAGGTCCACAGGAG GGTGAAGACAGCTGTGGCGAGGAAGGAGGAGAATGTGAGCAGCCTTCGGAAGCAGTACGAG gcagcagtgcagagagcCGACCACCTGGAAGccctcctggagcagcagcgCCGGCAGCTGCTGGCCACCGAGTAG